The genomic stretch ACATGTTATAACTAAAAGGTATAAGCATACATTCCTGATCCAAAGGATATCTTGGAGGTGCACATAGATGTTTGAAGAAATGCAAGCCTTTGCTACCGTTGTAGAACAATCCAGTCTGAATCAGGCATCGAAACTGCTAAATCTATCCCAGCCGGCCTTATCACGAAAAATAGCCAAGCTCGAAGGTGAGCTTGGCGTTACACTCTTTAATCGGAAAGGAAAAAGGCTTGAACTGACGACCATCGGTCGTCTTACTTATGACTTTGCCCTAGAACAGCGTCAGCATCAATTGAAATTTCTGCAGTCCTTGGCTCAGTTTAAAGATGACACCGACAGTATCATCACACTAGGAGCAAGTCTTACAACGCTTCAAACTACGCTGCCTCCCCTGATCTCAGCTTTTATGGATAACCATCCCCATGCAGAGATTAAGCTCGTCACAGGAAAAACACATGAGATTGTATCGGCAGTCAGAGATCGGCGAGCGGATGTAGGCATCGTTGCTTCATCTATCAGTGAGCCAGGTCTAAATTGTTGTCCTTTATTTGAGGACCATCTAGAACTTGTAGTCCCCAGCACTCATCCGCTGAGCGGAAAAGTATCATGCATGGAAGATTTACAGAAACTGCCGATGATTACTTTTTCCAAGGGGACATGGTACCGCAAATTAACGGACGATCTGTTTCACCGAACGGGAATTATGCCTGATATTCGTATGGAGATTGATTCCTTTGAGGCTATTATCCGTCTGCTTCCTACTTGTAAAGCAGCCGCTTTACTCCCTAAATCCTACGTTAGACCGCAGCTGCTGTCAGACAATGATCTAGTCACAGTACAGATCTCTGAGCTGAAGCAGACGCTGCGAACGACCTGTATGATCTATGGAAAAAAAGAAGAGCTCAGCGCAACCGCCAAGCAGTGGATTCAGGAAACAAATGATTTTTTTGCATGCCCGCCGCTTACCATGATGCGTCTTCCTTTTACTCGTTAATAACTTCTTCTTCAAATCGATCAATATTGGAATGGGTACCGATAATGACCATAATATCTCCGCCGTTAATGGCATCCAGCGCAGTAGGGGCGATAATTACGCCCTCTTTCTTTTGCAAAGCGACAACACTGC from Paenibacillus polygoni encodes the following:
- a CDS encoding LysR family transcriptional regulator, giving the protein MFEEMQAFATVVEQSSLNQASKLLNLSQPALSRKIAKLEGELGVTLFNRKGKRLELTTIGRLTYDFALEQRQHQLKFLQSLAQFKDDTDSIITLGASLTTLQTTLPPLISAFMDNHPHAEIKLVTGKTHEIVSAVRDRRADVGIVASSISEPGLNCCPLFEDHLELVVPSTHPLSGKVSCMEDLQKLPMITFSKGTWYRKLTDDLFHRTGIMPDIRMEIDSFEAIIRLLPTCKAAALLPKSYVRPQLLSDNDLVTVQISELKQTLRTTCMIYGKKEELSATAKQWIQETNDFFACPPLTMMRLPFTR